One genomic region from Zalophus californianus isolate mZalCal1 chromosome 2, mZalCal1.pri.v2, whole genome shotgun sequence encodes:
- the LOC113924954 gene encoding 40S ribosomal protein S29-like has product MGHQQVYHSHPRKFGQGSCFCRVCSNQQGLIQKYGLSMSRQCFYQYTKDRGFIRLD; this is encoded by the coding sequence ATGGGTCACCAGCAGGTCTACCACAGCCATCCGAGGAAATTTGGCCAGGGTTCTTGTTTTTGCCGCGTCTGCTCAAACCAGCAGGGTCTGATCCAGAAATATGGCCTCAGTATGAGCCGCCAGTGTTTCTATCAGTACACGAAAGATAGAGGCTTCATTAGGTTGGATTAA